A portion of the Faecalibacterium sp. I3-3-89 genome contains these proteins:
- a CDS encoding recombinase family protein, whose protein sequence is MARKSRKQTAAPMPAPSLYVHVALYIRLSVEDNKKRGCSVENQKLVLNDFLSDKPDFVVYDTYIDNGATGTNFHRPGFQQMLSDIEAGHINCVIVKDLSRLGRNSIDTGYYIEQYFHAHNVRFIAVTDQFDTADSGNLHGGIMLPLKNMINEAYALDIGRKIKAQARQAMKDGDYIGARAPYGYRKDPDNCHKLLIDENTAPVVKQIFEWAHEHVALNRIVRNLNEMGIPAPSHYKKTTGEITSPGLIGSGKWQTRTVMKILESEVYTGDLVQGKTKIVDHQQVKAGEDNLIIAKCTHEPIISHELFNAVQEYRKQICEESKATPKRPYTPNIFKGKVFCADCGRSLHRQRAERRKGPDTYWFHCLTNSRVEKDSCKGAIIQEKELISTVTAILEKELTVALGMSLPLFQLETRQKQEKDKLKIQMSAKRQEIEKTRRLIRGLYENFVQGILTNDEYFELKADYEHAINALSGEIEVFEKSMDSLDNQLARYRAMEKDAKTLAQDHVLTVELIERLIERIEIDHERNIHVTFRFKNEFQGKAVVPCATM, encoded by the coding sequence ATGGCAAGAAAAAGCAGAAAACAGACGGCAGCTCCTATGCCGGCACCATCTTTGTATGTACATGTGGCTCTGTATATCCGTCTTTCTGTGGAGGATAACAAAAAGCGGGGTTGCTCAGTAGAAAACCAAAAACTGGTACTGAATGACTTTCTTTCGGATAAACCGGACTTCGTTGTGTATGATACTTATATCGACAACGGAGCGACAGGGACAAATTTTCACCGCCCTGGATTTCAGCAAATGCTATCTGATATTGAAGCAGGCCACATTAACTGTGTGATTGTTAAGGATCTTTCCCGATTAGGGCGAAATTCTATTGACACAGGTTATTATATCGAACAGTATTTCCATGCTCATAATGTTCGCTTCATTGCTGTTACGGATCAGTTTGACACAGCGGATTCCGGAAATCTTCATGGTGGTATCATGCTGCCTTTGAAAAATATGATCAATGAAGCCTATGCTCTGGACATTGGACGAAAAATCAAAGCACAGGCGCGGCAGGCTATGAAAGATGGCGACTATATTGGTGCACGGGCGCCTTACGGTTACAGGAAAGACCCGGATAATTGCCATAAACTTCTGATTGATGAAAATACTGCCCCTGTGGTAAAACAGATTTTTGAATGGGCACATGAGCATGTGGCACTGAACCGGATTGTCCGCAATCTAAATGAGATGGGAATTCCGGCACCGAGCCATTATAAAAAGACCACTGGCGAGATTACCAGTCCGGGACTGATCGGAAGTGGCAAATGGCAGACCCGCACAGTGATGAAAATCTTAGAAAGCGAAGTTTATACAGGCGATCTGGTGCAAGGAAAAACAAAGATTGTAGATCATCAGCAGGTCAAGGCTGGAGAAGATAATCTGATTATTGCAAAATGCACCCATGAACCGATCATCAGCCATGAGTTGTTTAATGCAGTTCAGGAATACAGAAAACAGATCTGTGAAGAAAGCAAAGCAACTCCAAAACGTCCCTACACACCAAACATTTTCAAAGGTAAAGTGTTCTGTGCTGATTGTGGCAGAAGCCTTCACAGGCAACGCGCCGAGCGCCGGAAAGGACCCGACACTTACTGGTTCCACTGCCTTACAAACAGCCGGGTAGAAAAAGATAGCTGCAAAGGTGCGATAATACAAGAGAAAGAACTGATTTCTACTGTTACGGCTATTCTTGAAAAAGAGCTGACAGTTGCGCTGGGAATGTCGCTGCCACTCTTTCAGTTGGAGACAAGACAAAAACAGGAAAAAGATAAGCTGAAAATTCAGATGTCGGCCAAACGGCAGGAAATTGAAAAAACACGCCGGCTGATCCGTGGCCTATATGAAAATTTTGTGCAGGGTATTTTGACAAATGACGAATACTTTGAATTGAAAGCGGATTATGAACATGCTATCAATGCTCTGTCTGGTGAGATTGAAGTATTTGAAAAATCTATGGACTCTCTGGACAACCAGCTTGCCAGATACCGTGCAATGGAAAAGGATGCAAAAACACTGGCACAGGATCACGTACTGACTGTAGAACTGATCGAACGGCTCATTGAACGAATTGAGATAGACCACGAGCGGAATATTCATGTGACCTTCCGTTTCAAAAATGAATTTCAGGGAAAGGCGGTGGTACCGTGCGCAACTATGTGA
- a CDS encoding recombinase family protein — MRNYVIALYIRLSVEDFKTESLSIPNQKLILREKAMSLPEWDDSEILEFIDNGHTGTNFERPAVQELLTMVQAGKINCIIVKDLSRFGRNSIETGYFIERVFPLYHTRFISVSDDFDTANFKGDTGGIDIAFKYLISEWYSRDMSMKTKSAKYAKMRRGEYQSVICPYGYRKSADGRMEPDEDVAPNVQMIFQWASEGNTAAEITRKLYAMNIPTPGEYRKLKGKAYYNVSRTNGVWSTSTVLRILEDQRYIGTYVIGKRKVKEIGSRHTQLKDESEWFKIPNHHPAIVSVDLFERANASIKRFSLSNKKPRDYLLRGKVFCGCCDHAMSLRNGAWFYCRHSEVAETLPCHGVRIKMADLEQVVFETIRAQMCPALGIDSNKDKLDLQTVQQAEHEEKLRSIQDSKRHLYEQYALGEIDLETYRTRKAVYDTELVQAKNVHAVITAQTKQIKSDYEIKLKQQEIVQEVGNANMLTKALIDRLINKVYVFPGDRIEIEYATQDFLETKESEKEV; from the coding sequence GTGCGCAACTATGTGATTGCCCTTTATATCCGTCTTTCTGTGGAAGATTTCAAAACTGAAAGTTTGAGCATACCAAATCAAAAACTGATTCTTCGTGAAAAAGCTATGTCTCTGCCGGAATGGGATGACAGCGAGATTTTGGAATTTATTGACAACGGTCATACGGGGACAAACTTTGAGCGTCCGGCGGTGCAGGAACTTTTAACAATGGTTCAGGCCGGAAAAATCAACTGTATTATTGTAAAAGACCTTTCCCGATTTGGACGTAACAGCATTGAAACCGGCTATTTTATTGAGCGGGTATTTCCTCTTTATCACACCCGTTTTATTTCCGTCAGTGATGATTTTGACACAGCTAATTTCAAAGGTGATACCGGAGGGATTGATATTGCTTTCAAGTATCTTATCAGCGAGTGGTATAGCCGGGATATGTCCATGAAAACCAAAAGTGCAAAATACGCAAAGATGCGTCGTGGGGAATATCAGAGTGTCATCTGTCCTTACGGCTATCGCAAGAGTGCAGACGGACGTATGGAACCGGACGAGGATGTTGCCCCGAATGTGCAGATGATATTTCAATGGGCGTCTGAAGGCAACACCGCAGCCGAGATCACAAGAAAATTGTATGCCATGAATATCCCCACCCCTGGGGAATATCGCAAACTTAAAGGCAAGGCCTATTACAATGTTTCCCGAACAAACGGCGTTTGGAGTACATCAACGGTTCTGCGTATTTTAGAAGATCAAAGATATATCGGTACCTATGTAATTGGCAAGAGAAAGGTAAAAGAGATTGGCAGCCGACATACACAGTTAAAGGATGAAAGTGAGTGGTTCAAAATCCCGAACCATCATCCGGCTATTGTAAGTGTGGATCTATTTGAGAGAGCCAATGCTTCAATTAAGCGTTTCTCTCTGTCAAATAAAAAGCCGCGTGATTATCTGCTCCGTGGTAAGGTATTCTGCGGATGCTGCGATCATGCAATGTCTCTACGAAATGGTGCGTGGTTTTATTGCCGTCATTCCGAGGTGGCTGAAACGCTTCCTTGTCATGGTGTGCGCATAAAGATGGCAGATCTGGAGCAGGTTGTATTTGAAACAATTCGGGCTCAAATGTGTCCGGCATTGGGAATTGATAGCAATAAGGATAAATTGGATTTGCAGACAGTCCAGCAGGCCGAACATGAAGAAAAACTCCGTTCTATTCAAGACAGCAAGCGGCATCTTTATGAGCAGTATGCACTCGGAGAGATTGATTTGGAAACCTATCGAACACGAAAAGCGGTTTATGACACGGAGCTGGTACAAGCCAAAAATGTTCATGCTGTCATTACTGCACAGACAAAGCAGATAAAAAGTGATTATGAGATTAAGCTGAAACAACAGGAAATTGTTCAGGAAGTCGGAAACGCCAACATGCTGACAAAAGCTCTGATTGACCGGCTTATCAACAAAGTTTACGTCTTTCCAGGAGATAGGATTGAGATTGAATATGCAACACAGGATTTCTTAGAAACTAAGGAATCCGAAAAGGAGGTATAA
- a CDS encoding TnpV protein — MNNPMTYIQNGDYLIPDLKLSQQPEKPLGKYGRMRKTYLKEHRPILYNQMLLSEKLYPHLLEIDETAQSRLEQMMPQLAKEAGATEDLKASDPMKWVGLMNTCKAQAEEILMAELINS, encoded by the coding sequence ATGAACAATCCCATGACCTATATCCAGAACGGAGACTATCTGATTCCCGACCTGAAGCTGAGCCAGCAGCCGGAGAAACCCTTGGGCAAGTACGGAAGGATGAGGAAAACCTACCTGAAGGAACACCGTCCCATCCTCTACAACCAGATGCTGCTGAGCGAGAAGCTGTACCCGCACCTTCTGGAGATCGACGAGACCGCCCAGAGCAGACTGGAGCAGATGATGCCCCAGCTGGCGAAGGAAGCGGGAGCCACCGAGGACCTGAAAGCCAGCGATCCCATGAAGTGGGTGGGGCTGATGAACACCTGCAAAGCTCAGGCCGAGGAGATCCTGATGGCGGAGCTTATCAACAGCTGA